One Microbacterium marinum genomic window carries:
- a CDS encoding AAA family ATPase — MVADEMAKEKRYNEELSKNAARHQRLRSAQTQNTWTTSTSTDVAMAGELVGRVALGSPDASLDGARDFYIGTAYLDGGDFKVFSWTAKVACTYYRKAAEHHELCENVVGVRVLAHQGGRIVDYQDETFGPEQVAELFPERRLQIPRAPFAKGRARGVGASTPDIDHSAKIVEVAPGPESARVSRGLVPGPVLRAPDLLRRQLAAPKTAAMSAVLATLQSDQYEAITRPARENQILQGHPGTGKTIVAAHRAAYLLSKDVAPISGKVLVLGPTVEYVKHVQGALRALIADDSQYEVKPIPTLLEELAGLPRSDMPTESFVLQDVDQSLARLIDAAYSRARAGLDDVGEKATASDVYAELRWFLEDPPANGLEAEWVRYLRELPTTFERLQASRITSYRGLMAYIGVRTTRVENPGHVIVDEAQDIHPIEWEVLGWLGNRGGWTILGDMNQRRTDHTFGSWKEVANLLAIEDSDGQAPVEILARGYRSTAQILRFANQLLPARDRHLYSLQQDGEEPTVTRAVSLRELPELTLSRATKLLARVGAGTVAIITVEPLAVQAALVRRGWQADFGDASTWRSGGQTLTLFPPERARGLEFDGVVVVEPAAFPENVGRQGVLYTALTRANRLLTVVHSRPLPRGLRVRA, encoded by the coding sequence GTGGTCGCCGATGAAATGGCCAAGGAAAAACGCTACAACGAGGAACTGTCGAAGAATGCCGCCCGGCATCAGCGACTCCGCAGCGCACAGACTCAGAACACATGGACGACCTCCACATCGACAGACGTCGCGATGGCGGGCGAACTGGTTGGTCGCGTGGCTTTGGGGTCACCCGATGCGTCGCTCGATGGCGCTCGAGACTTCTATATCGGCACGGCGTATCTCGACGGTGGCGATTTCAAAGTATTCAGCTGGACCGCGAAGGTTGCGTGCACGTACTACCGAAAGGCAGCTGAGCACCACGAGCTTTGTGAGAACGTCGTCGGCGTGCGGGTGCTCGCGCACCAAGGCGGACGCATCGTGGACTACCAAGACGAGACGTTCGGACCGGAACAAGTGGCTGAGCTCTTCCCCGAGCGCAGGTTGCAGATTCCGCGAGCACCCTTCGCGAAGGGACGGGCGCGTGGGGTGGGAGCTTCGACACCTGACATCGACCACAGCGCCAAAATAGTCGAGGTAGCTCCTGGACCGGAGTCCGCCCGCGTCTCGCGCGGGCTGGTTCCAGGGCCGGTGCTTCGAGCTCCAGACCTGCTTCGCCGCCAGCTCGCGGCCCCGAAGACTGCCGCAATGTCCGCAGTCCTGGCGACGCTGCAGTCCGATCAATATGAAGCGATCACTCGCCCCGCTCGGGAGAACCAGATACTCCAAGGACATCCCGGGACGGGAAAGACGATCGTCGCCGCCCATCGTGCGGCGTATCTCCTCAGCAAGGATGTGGCTCCCATCTCGGGCAAGGTTCTCGTGCTGGGACCCACGGTGGAGTACGTCAAACATGTGCAGGGCGCCCTACGAGCTCTCATCGCCGATGACTCGCAGTATGAGGTGAAGCCGATTCCCACACTGCTCGAGGAGCTCGCAGGACTGCCCCGCTCGGACATGCCAACCGAGTCATTCGTCCTGCAGGACGTCGATCAGAGTCTGGCGCGATTGATTGACGCGGCCTACTCGCGGGCGAGAGCGGGGTTGGACGACGTCGGGGAGAAAGCGACGGCGAGCGACGTTTATGCCGAGCTTCGCTGGTTCCTGGAAGATCCGCCCGCAAACGGTTTGGAGGCGGAGTGGGTGCGGTACCTGCGAGAGTTGCCTACCACCTTCGAGAGGCTGCAGGCGAGTCGAATCACTTCATACCGCGGTCTCATGGCATACATCGGAGTCCGGACAACTCGAGTGGAGAACCCAGGCCACGTCATTGTCGATGAGGCGCAGGACATCCACCCCATTGAGTGGGAGGTCTTGGGGTGGCTGGGAAACCGCGGCGGATGGACAATCCTCGGTGATATGAATCAGCGTCGCACGGATCACACGTTCGGGTCGTGGAAGGAGGTGGCCAACCTGCTCGCGATCGAAGACAGCGACGGGCAGGCACCGGTAGAGATTCTTGCCCGCGGATACCGGTCCACGGCGCAGATCCTTCGCTTCGCCAACCAGCTACTGCCCGCGCGTGACAGGCATCTGTACTCGCTCCAGCAGGATGGAGAGGAACCTACAGTCACCCGGGCCGTGTCCCTAAGGGAGCTACCGGAGCTGACGTTGTCACGGGCCACGAAACTACTCGCGCGGGTAGGTGCGGGGACTGTTGCGATCATCACGGTCGAACCGCTCGCGGTGCAGGCAGCGCTCGTGCGGCGCGGCTGGCAGGCGGATTTCGGAGACGCGTCCACGTGGCGCAGTGGCGGTCAAACGCTCACCCTTTTCCCGCCGGAACGTGCGCGCGGACTGGAGTTCGACGGGGTCGTCGTTGTCGAGCCCGCCGCATTCCCGGAGAACGTGGGACGACAAGGGGTCCTGTACACGGCGCTGACGCGAGCGAATCGTCTGCTCACCGTCGTGCACAGCCGCCCCCTGCCGCGCGGTCTCAGGGTGCGCGCGTAG
- a CDS encoding carboxypeptidase-like regulatory domain-containing protein, translated as MSRKFGALIVALAVLIPSGVLYSPEATAASTRTVSGTVTLPKGAPTSWYEGVSVTAYDPNTGGGVGAVPDSRGRYSIEGLGAKKYELDVEIDEYTDSKGRRVVPNLLGPGTRTVDLRSSSKRGVNATLTLGRTISGRISLPPGAPASWLKRIWVRAGGAVAYPNSATGAYTLVGLRPGRYPVDFAAVDDGGMRPNLVDEYYGGTPHEDEALLVDVRAANAVGINHEMKAGKTITGRVTLPKGAPASWLGSSTVTAYSEDLSEWISKANPDPKTGVYRLERLPAEPVYVEFGPRVSLIGGPESVTGVHAEWYPNADNWSSAEPVTPGSAGIDADLTYELWGTLRSATPKISGSAKVGAILKVGTAGWQAGTTFRYRWQADGAPIAGATKSKFTPTAVHRGKSITVSVTGAREGWTSVTKTSGRTAAVAMGTLKTATPKLSGRVKVGSKLTVQPGSWTKDAKLSYTWKADGRPLSATGKTLTLTRAHAGKRITVTVVGTAAGYAKASKTSAKTATVKR; from the coding sequence GGGCGCGCCGACGTCGTGGTACGAGGGTGTCTCGGTGACGGCGTATGACCCGAACACCGGTGGAGGTGTCGGCGCCGTCCCCGACTCCCGGGGACGGTATTCGATCGAAGGACTCGGCGCGAAGAAGTACGAACTCGACGTCGAGATCGACGAATACACCGATTCCAAGGGTCGACGTGTCGTTCCGAACCTCCTTGGTCCTGGTACGCGCACGGTTGATCTCCGCTCCAGCAGCAAGCGCGGTGTGAACGCCACTCTCACACTTGGACGCACCATCAGCGGCAGAATCTCACTGCCGCCGGGTGCGCCGGCATCCTGGCTCAAGCGGATCTGGGTGCGCGCGGGCGGGGCAGTGGCCTACCCGAACTCCGCGACCGGCGCGTACACACTGGTTGGTCTTCGCCCCGGGCGGTATCCGGTGGATTTCGCAGCTGTCGACGATGGCGGCATGAGGCCTAATCTCGTCGACGAATACTACGGGGGCACGCCGCACGAGGATGAGGCACTGCTCGTGGACGTGCGCGCTGCGAACGCCGTCGGTATCAATCATGAGATGAAAGCAGGCAAGACCATCACGGGACGCGTGACTCTGCCGAAGGGGGCGCCCGCGTCGTGGCTGGGCTCCTCGACCGTGACTGCCTACTCCGAAGACCTGTCCGAGTGGATCTCGAAGGCGAACCCCGACCCGAAGACGGGTGTGTACAGGCTTGAGCGCCTACCGGCCGAGCCTGTTTACGTCGAGTTCGGACCGCGAGTGAGCTTGATCGGCGGACCGGAGAGCGTAACGGGAGTCCACGCGGAGTGGTACCCGAACGCGGACAATTGGTCATCGGCTGAGCCAGTGACTCCCGGGTCCGCTGGCATCGACGCAGACCTCACGTATGAGCTCTGGGGCACCCTGCGCTCGGCTACTCCCAAGATCAGCGGCAGCGCCAAAGTCGGCGCGATCTTGAAAGTGGGCACGGCCGGCTGGCAAGCCGGTACCACGTTCCGGTATCGCTGGCAGGCCGATGGCGCGCCGATCGCCGGGGCGACGAAATCGAAGTTCACCCCGACCGCGGTGCACCGAGGCAAGAGCATCACGGTATCGGTGACGGGTGCGCGCGAGGGGTGGACCTCGGTCACCAAAACGTCTGGACGAACGGCCGCCGTCGCGATGGGAACGTTGAAGACGGCGACGCCGAAGCTTTCGGGGAGGGTGAAGGTCGGCTCGAAGCTGACCGTGCAACCCGGCTCATGGACGAAGGACGCGAAGCTCAGTTATACGTGGAAGGCCGACGGCCGCCCCCTATCGGCGACGGGTAAGACGCTCACGCTCACACGGGCCCACGCCGGTAAGCGCATTACCGTCACTGTCGTAGGAACTGCCGCTGGCTACGCGAAAGCGTCGAAGACCTCGGCCAAGACCGCGACCGTCAAACGCTGA